A single window of Athene noctua chromosome 1, bAthNoc1.hap1.1, whole genome shotgun sequence DNA harbors:
- the MRPL33 gene encoding large ribosomal subunit protein bL33m isoform X2: protein MFLTVAALAKSKSKYVLVRMKSAAETGYGFNVRRLRLQEKLVLLRYDPIAKQRVLFTEKKKIRSM from the exons ATGTTTCTCACGGTGGCGGCGT TGGCCAAGAGCAAATCGAA ATACGTTCTGGTGAGGATGAAAAGTGCGGCCGAGACGGGCTATGGTTTCAACGTCAGGAGACTCCGACTGCAGGAAAAACTGGTCCTGCTGAGATACGATCCCATCG cAAAACAACGTGTCCTCTTCacggagaagaaaaaaatccgcTCTATGTGA
- the MRPL33 gene encoding large ribosomal subunit protein bL33m isoform X1 → MFLTVAACEWRMAKSKSKYVLVRMKSAAETGYGFNVRRLRLQEKLVLLRYDPIAKQRVLFTEKKKIRSM, encoded by the exons ATGTTTCTCACGGTGGCGGCGTGTGAGTGGCGCA TGGCCAAGAGCAAATCGAA ATACGTTCTGGTGAGGATGAAAAGTGCGGCCGAGACGGGCTATGGTTTCAACGTCAGGAGACTCCGACTGCAGGAAAAACTGGTCCTGCTGAGATACGATCCCATCG cAAAACAACGTGTCCTCTTCacggagaagaaaaaaatccgcTCTATGTGA